From Amycolatopsis sp. cg9, one genomic window encodes:
- a CDS encoding ATP-binding protein, with translation MSALPREELRGLFLFEHLSEEQLDWVAANAVLEEYEGDSTVISEGGEATCFYVLLNGAIRMTRLVSGTEVETNRSDQRGAYFGATQFFVHQDAEHTYGATVRALSDVTLLALPSKEFSVEFRKWFPMATHLLEGMYLGWRNSDTVIGSRRRLLALGELSAGLTHELNNPAAAAVRATASLRERVAGMRHKLAFLAKKDIDPELLYQLIDVQERLVKQVAQAPKLTAMQQADREDEIGDWFDDRGIDGGWDLADIYVRAGLTTPDLDHVLEQVGDTFIDGAVRWLAYALETEMLMGEIEDSTTRISALVGKAKQYSQMDRAPHQWVDVHDGLDSTLVMLSGKIGGIRVVKEYDRSLPKIPAYPGELNQVWTNIIDNAIGAMKGDGTLTLRTWGQNEQVRVEIGDTGPGIPADVKPRIFEPFFTTKPVGEGTGLGLDISWKIVVERHQGDLRVESEPGNTRFEVCLPTVEQASL, from the coding sequence CGAGGGCGACTCCACCGTCATCAGCGAGGGCGGCGAAGCCACCTGCTTCTACGTCCTCCTGAACGGCGCCATCCGGATGACGCGCCTGGTCAGCGGCACCGAGGTCGAGACGAACCGGTCAGACCAGCGCGGTGCCTACTTCGGCGCGACGCAGTTCTTCGTCCACCAGGACGCCGAGCACACCTACGGCGCCACCGTGCGGGCGCTGTCCGACGTCACGCTGCTTGCGCTGCCGTCGAAGGAGTTCTCCGTCGAGTTCCGCAAGTGGTTCCCGATGGCCACGCACCTCCTCGAGGGCATGTACCTCGGCTGGCGCAACAGCGACACCGTGATCGGCTCGCGCCGGCGCCTGCTCGCCCTCGGCGAGCTCTCCGCGGGCCTGACGCACGAGCTGAACAACCCGGCGGCCGCGGCCGTGCGGGCCACCGCGTCCCTGCGCGAGCGCGTCGCCGGCATGCGGCACAAGCTGGCCTTCCTGGCGAAGAAGGACATCGACCCGGAGCTGCTCTACCAGCTCATCGACGTCCAGGAGCGCCTGGTCAAGCAGGTCGCGCAGGCGCCGAAGCTGACCGCGATGCAGCAGGCCGACCGCGAGGACGAGATCGGCGACTGGTTCGACGACCGCGGCATCGACGGCGGCTGGGACCTCGCCGACATCTACGTCCGCGCCGGGCTGACCACGCCCGACCTCGACCACGTGCTGGAGCAGGTCGGCGACACCTTCATCGACGGCGCCGTCCGCTGGCTCGCCTACGCGCTCGAGACCGAGATGCTGATGGGCGAGATCGAGGACTCCACCACGCGCATCTCGGCGCTGGTCGGCAAGGCCAAGCAGTACTCCCAGATGGACCGCGCGCCGCACCAGTGGGTCGACGTCCACGACGGCCTCGACTCCACCCTCGTGATGCTGTCGGGCAAGATCGGCGGCATCCGCGTCGTCAAGGAGTACGACCGCAGCCTGCCGAAGATCCCCGCGTACCCGGGTGAGCTGAACCAGGTCTGGACGAACATCATCGACAACGCCATCGGCGCGATGAAGGGCGACGGCACGCTGACCCTGCGCACGTGGGGCCAGAACGAGCAGGTGCGCGTCGAGATCGGCGACACCGGCCCGGGCATCCCGGCGGACGTCAAGCCGCGGATCTTCGAGCCGTTCTTCACCACGAAGCCGGTCGGCGAAGGCACCGGGCTCGGCCTGGACATCTCGTGGAAGATCGTCGTCGAGCGCCACCAGGGCGACCTGCGCGTCGAGTCCGAACCCGGGAACACCCGGTTCGAGGTCTGCCTGCCGACGGTCGAGCAGGCCTCGCTCTGA
- a CDS encoding substrate-binding domain-containing protein, translating to MRKLGALALGVVLLAGCSDSSSAPLGDPEPGVLRVLAGSELADLQPVLDEAAKATGVQVKFTFTGTLEGAEALANGSVDGKYDAVWFSSNRYPAAIPEAAKRLGNQVKIMSSPVVLGLATSVVQRLGWAGKPVSWGEIAAQAGKKAFSYGMTDPSASNSGFSALVGVASALAGAGNAIDARQIASVTPQLTQFFSAQALSAGSSGWLSDAYTRRATGQDPGQKVDGLINYESVLLSANASGKLPEPLTLIYPSDGVVTADYPLTLLADAGSDARSAHQRLSDHLRTPDVQKRIMETTQRRPVVPGVALGAQFAAHDLVELPFPATQQAVDALLQAYFDKIRRPSRTLYVLDTSGSMKGDRIDSLRSALAGLTGADNSLTGRYRRFRSREEVLMLPFNTRPSGATTFTVPEQDPTTELARIKAFAEGLSAGGGTAIYDSLAEAYRELEPLQARDPDRFTSIVLMTDGENANGSSFPDFKLAFGTIPPSVKQVPVFTVLFGEGSSDELTDVATMTGGKVFDAREVQLSDVFKEIRGYQ from the coding sequence ATCCGGAAGCTGGGGGCGCTCGCCCTCGGTGTGGTGCTGCTGGCGGGCTGTTCGGATTCTTCGTCCGCCCCACTGGGCGATCCTGAGCCGGGCGTGCTCAGGGTGCTCGCGGGCAGTGAGCTGGCGGACCTGCAGCCGGTGCTCGACGAAGCCGCGAAGGCCACCGGCGTGCAGGTCAAGTTCACCTTCACCGGGACCCTGGAGGGCGCCGAAGCGCTGGCGAACGGCAGCGTCGACGGGAAGTACGACGCGGTGTGGTTCTCGTCGAACCGCTACCCGGCGGCCATTCCCGAAGCGGCGAAGCGGCTCGGGAACCAGGTCAAGATCATGAGCTCGCCGGTGGTGCTCGGACTGGCGACGTCGGTGGTGCAGCGGCTCGGCTGGGCGGGGAAGCCGGTCAGCTGGGGCGAAATCGCGGCGCAGGCCGGGAAGAAGGCGTTCAGCTACGGGATGACGGACCCGTCGGCGTCGAACTCCGGGTTCTCGGCGCTGGTCGGGGTCGCTTCGGCGCTGGCCGGCGCGGGCAACGCGATCGACGCGCGGCAGATCGCTTCGGTGACGCCGCAGCTGACGCAGTTCTTCAGCGCGCAGGCGCTTTCGGCGGGCTCTTCGGGCTGGCTGTCGGACGCGTACACGCGGCGGGCGACCGGGCAGGATCCCGGGCAGAAGGTCGACGGACTGATCAACTACGAGTCCGTCCTGCTCTCGGCGAACGCGTCCGGGAAGCTGCCGGAGCCGCTGACGCTGATCTACCCGAGCGACGGAGTCGTCACGGCGGACTACCCGCTGACCCTGCTGGCGGACGCCGGTTCCGACGCGCGCTCGGCGCACCAGCGGCTTTCGGACCACCTGCGGACGCCGGACGTCCAGAAGCGGATCATGGAGACGACGCAGCGGCGTCCGGTCGTCCCGGGCGTCGCGCTGGGGGCGCAGTTCGCCGCGCACGACCTCGTCGAGCTGCCGTTCCCGGCGACGCAGCAGGCCGTGGACGCGCTGCTCCAGGCGTACTTCGACAAGATCCGCCGCCCGTCGCGGACGCTGTACGTGCTCGACACGTCCGGGTCGATGAAGGGCGACCGGATCGACTCGCTGCGATCCGCGCTGGCGGGGCTGACCGGCGCGGACAACTCGCTGACCGGGCGGTACCGGCGGTTCCGGAGCCGTGAAGAGGTGCTGATGCTGCCGTTCAACACGCGGCCTTCGGGGGCCACGACGTTCACCGTGCCGGAACAGGACCCCACGACCGAGCTGGCGCGCATCAAGGCGTTCGCGGAGGGTCTGTCGGCCGGCGGTGGGACGGCGATCTACGACAGCCTGGCGGAGGCGTACCGCGAGCTGGAACCGTTGCAGGCTCGCGATCCGGACCGGTTCACGTCGATCGTCCTGATGACCGACGGCGAGAACGCGAACGGCTCGTCGTTCCCGGACTTCAAGCTGGCGTTCGGGACGATCCCGCCGTCGGTGAAGCAGGTCCCGGTGTTCACGGTGCTGTTCGGCGAAGGCAGCAGCGACGAACTGACCGACGTCGCCACGATGACCGGCGGCAAGGTGTTCGACGCGCGCGAGGTCCAGCTGTCCGATGTGTTCAAGGAGATCCGCGGGTACCAATGA
- a CDS encoding carboxylesterase/lipase family protein: protein MASVPTVTTELGALVGLAGDGVRVWRGIPYARPPVGELRWKAPRPPSLSGGVHVATEYGPHAMQSPDPMNPSAVCDEDCLYLNVCTPEGPAPEGGQPVLFWLHGGGYRVGHGEQLGDGEEFARAGIVVVTINYRLGSLGFLHLAGIFGDAEADAGVCGLLDQIEALKWVRRNISAFGGDPERITVYGVSAGAKSLGNLMGSPLSAGLFAQGISSSGGADHVATPDAGTALARRLLDEVGCHDAEALRSLPAKEFIEAQERILTGLQALWLWRPTLHPRVLPEVPIEPIRRGSAAGIPLLIGCNSNEGSTYALMLGDDVATAPASVVLNGILGEERASHLLETYLRRVPDLKAAKIAAMGDERYGIPTQRLADAQSAHAPVFRYRIDIAAPGVPEQLDGGHGTETTMAWKVPMPLFDQAIAVNPKRERAALLIHRAWVRFIRDGVADADGPEWPAYGPELRPVLVFREDTDLVLDPRPDERKSWGDTEWASGTWFPVT from the coding sequence ATGGCGTCCGTCCCGACGGTCACGACCGAGCTCGGGGCGCTGGTGGGGCTGGCGGGCGACGGCGTCCGCGTGTGGCGCGGGATCCCGTACGCCCGCCCGCCGGTCGGCGAGCTGCGCTGGAAGGCGCCGCGGCCGCCGTCGCTGTCCGGTGGCGTGCACGTCGCCACCGAGTACGGGCCGCACGCGATGCAGTCGCCGGACCCGATGAACCCGTCCGCGGTGTGCGACGAGGACTGCCTGTACCTCAACGTCTGCACGCCGGAAGGGCCCGCGCCCGAAGGCGGCCAGCCGGTGCTGTTCTGGCTGCACGGCGGCGGGTACCGCGTCGGCCACGGCGAGCAGCTGGGCGACGGCGAGGAGTTCGCGCGCGCCGGGATCGTCGTCGTCACGATCAACTACCGGCTCGGCTCGCTCGGGTTCCTGCACCTCGCCGGGATCTTCGGGGACGCCGAAGCGGACGCCGGGGTGTGCGGCCTGCTCGACCAGATCGAGGCGCTGAAGTGGGTGCGCCGCAACATCTCCGCGTTCGGGGGCGACCCGGAGCGGATCACGGTCTACGGCGTCTCGGCGGGGGCGAAGAGCCTCGGGAACCTGATGGGCAGCCCGCTTTCCGCCGGGTTGTTCGCCCAGGGGATCAGCAGCAGCGGCGGCGCCGACCACGTGGCGACGCCGGACGCCGGGACGGCGCTGGCGCGGCGGCTCCTCGACGAGGTCGGCTGCCACGACGCCGAAGCGTTGCGGTCCTTGCCCGCCAAGGAGTTCATCGAGGCGCAGGAACGGATCCTGACCGGGCTGCAGGCGCTGTGGCTCTGGCGCCCGACCCTGCACCCGCGGGTGCTGCCCGAGGTGCCGATCGAGCCGATCCGGCGGGGGAGCGCGGCCGGGATCCCGCTGCTGATCGGCTGCAACAGCAACGAAGGCAGCACGTACGCGCTGATGCTCGGCGACGACGTCGCGACGGCGCCGGCGAGCGTCGTCCTGAACGGCATCCTCGGCGAGGAACGCGCTTCGCACCTCCTCGAGACCTACCTCCGGCGCGTCCCCGACCTGAAGGCGGCGAAGATCGCCGCGATGGGCGACGAGCGCTACGGAATCCCGACGCAGCGCCTCGCCGACGCGCAGTCCGCGCACGCGCCCGTCTTCCGCTACCGCATCGACATCGCCGCGCCCGGCGTGCCCGAGCAGCTCGACGGCGGCCACGGCACCGAGACGACGATGGCGTGGAAGGTCCCGATGCCGCTGTTCGACCAGGCCATCGCGGTCAACCCGAAGCGGGAGCGCGCCGCGCTGCTCATCCACCGCGCCTGGGTGCGGTTCATCCGCGACGGCGTCGCCGACGCCGACGGCCCCGAATGGCCCGCCTACGGACCCGAACTGCGCCCGGTGCTGGTTTTCCGGGAAGACACCGATCTGGTGCTCGACCCACGGCCGGACGAGCGGAAGTCCTGGGGCGACACGGAATGGGCGTCCGGGACCTGGTTCCCGGTGACCTGA
- a CDS encoding toxic anion resistance protein, with amino-acid sequence MDFALTPPEPVAAIPVERAAGLITLGEDTRADVAARADGFATRLAALDVRSPEFTDLLDELLAVGEADMRAAAGVAGTMLDRSMRSVASPQDAVTTSLAGLRRTVAGLDPAKLPLTGRKLLGMFPVAAGAKRALDRYRAANEPVNALVVDLRGRQDVLRRDNAAIKGERERLWKVLGKLAEAAAFAEAVDGAIERQAAVFDLTDPVRAQALRGDVLYPIRQRHQDLLTRLAVGAQGYLALDLVRKNNDELIRGVERAVSTTVSALRVALLVSGALASQRDVLDEVAALQATTDGLIRANTELLALQSAEIRKASSDPAVATETIRQSFDRIYASIDAIDGFRADAVRSMAATVESLSGEIRRAEVHLRRSHEGEA; translated from the coding sequence GTGGACTTCGCCCTCACCCCACCGGAACCGGTCGCCGCGATCCCCGTCGAGCGCGCCGCCGGCCTCATCACACTCGGCGAGGACACCCGCGCCGACGTGGCCGCGCGCGCCGACGGGTTCGCGACACGGCTGGCGGCGCTGGACGTCCGGTCGCCGGAGTTCACCGACCTGCTGGACGAGCTGCTGGCCGTCGGCGAGGCCGACATGCGGGCCGCGGCGGGCGTCGCGGGGACGATGCTCGACCGGTCGATGCGCAGCGTCGCGTCCCCGCAGGACGCGGTCACGACGAGCCTGGCCGGCCTGCGCCGCACGGTCGCCGGGCTCGACCCCGCGAAGCTGCCGCTGACCGGGCGGAAGCTGCTCGGGATGTTCCCGGTCGCCGCGGGCGCGAAGCGCGCTCTGGACCGTTACCGCGCGGCGAACGAGCCGGTCAACGCGCTCGTCGTCGACCTGCGCGGCCGCCAGGACGTCCTGCGCCGCGACAACGCCGCGATCAAGGGCGAGCGCGAGCGGCTGTGGAAGGTGCTGGGGAAGCTCGCCGAGGCGGCCGCCTTCGCCGAGGCCGTCGACGGCGCCATCGAACGGCAGGCCGCCGTCTTCGACCTGACGGACCCGGTGCGCGCGCAGGCGTTGCGCGGCGACGTGCTGTATCCGATCCGGCAGCGGCACCAGGACCTGCTCACCCGGCTCGCGGTCGGCGCGCAGGGCTACCTGGCACTGGACCTGGTGCGCAAGAACAACGACGAGCTGATCCGAGGCGTCGAGCGGGCGGTGTCGACGACGGTGTCCGCGTTGCGGGTCGCCCTGCTGGTCAGCGGCGCGCTGGCGAGCCAGCGGGACGTCCTGGACGAGGTCGCGGCGCTCCAGGCGACCACCGACGGGTTGATCCGCGCCAACACCGAGCTGCTGGCCCTGCAGTCCGCGGAGATCCGGAAGGCGAGCAGCGACCCGGCCGTCGCGACCGAGACGATCCGGCAGTCGTTCGACCGGATCTACGCCTCGATCGACGCGATCGACGGGTTCCGCGCCGACGCCGTCCGCTCGATGGCGGCGACCGTCGAGTCGCTGTCCGGGGAGATCCGCCGCGCCGAGGTCCACCTGCGCCGTTCGCACGAGGGGGAAGCATGA